In Bremerella cremea, one DNA window encodes the following:
- a CDS encoding DUF4282 domain-containing protein has protein sequence MADEFFYKTSPNEDEQGPIDAKTLKNLAKNGVIRPQSMLRRGNRDWVVAASVKGLFPEPPAESVPEAIPFEPAPAAPITPKSAKTGGMSFPDLAAPKSAPEAPLGLDSLMVGGKKPSSQPTKESPAEAKQPAPMATPVKTQATSGEAPPAASIPGTEPNPFASDSQARVQTPRRASGGLGSLFNFDVMIAPTVIRILFLLAVALVMLGWLASTAFMFIEILSRGGGIGEYIVASFFALLGLVVVFIYIIFFRICAEASLVFFQIHNNVRDILELMEDKSGVID, from the coding sequence ATGGCCGACGAATTCTTCTACAAGACCAGCCCGAATGAGGATGAGCAAGGCCCGATCGATGCGAAAACGTTGAAGAACCTAGCAAAAAATGGGGTAATTCGACCACAGAGTATGCTTCGTCGTGGCAACCGCGATTGGGTGGTGGCAGCGAGTGTTAAAGGGCTCTTTCCCGAACCTCCTGCCGAGAGCGTGCCGGAGGCGATTCCGTTCGAGCCTGCGCCGGCCGCGCCAATTACACCTAAATCAGCCAAGACGGGGGGGATGTCGTTTCCGGATCTAGCCGCTCCAAAGTCGGCCCCCGAGGCTCCCTTAGGGTTAGATTCGCTGATGGTCGGCGGCAAGAAACCCAGCAGCCAACCGACGAAAGAGAGCCCTGCGGAAGCGAAGCAGCCTGCTCCGATGGCGACCCCAGTCAAAACGCAAGCCACATCAGGGGAAGCTCCACCGGCGGCCTCTATTCCGGGAACCGAGCCCAACCCATTTGCCAGCGATTCCCAGGCCAGAGTTCAAACGCCACGACGCGCGAGTGGCGGGCTCGGTTCGCTATTCAACTTCGATGTGATGATCGCCCCAACCGTTATTAGAATACTCTTCTTACTAGCGGTTGCCTTGGTTATGCTTGGCTGGCTGGCTTCGACAGCGTTCATGTTCATAGAAATCCTTTCGCGAGGTGGGGGGATTGGCGAGTACATAGTTGCTTCATTTTTTGCGTTACTTGGTCTGGTTGTTGTGTTTATCTACATAATTTTCTTCCGTATCTGCGCCGAGGCCAGCCTCGTGTTCTTTCAGATCCACAACAACGTGCGGGACATCCTTGAATTAATGGAAGACAAATCTGGCGTCATCGATTAG
- the purH gene encoding bifunctional phosphoribosylaminoimidazolecarboxamide formyltransferase/IMP cyclohydrolase, with translation MSQNPVIQNAIISVSNKQGLTEFAQGLVAAGVTIYSTGGTRRHLEEASIPVKDVTEYTQFPEMMDGRLKTLHPKIFGGILCRHDREDDMGAIGEHGIFPIPLVVVNLYPFEETIAKEGVTDAQAIEQIDIGGPSLVRAAAKNHAFTTIACKPSQYPEILAELKDGGTTSLALRRKLAAAAFAHTAAYDAAIANYFAKDEENAFPETLRQTFERKAVLRYGENPHQAGALYAVPKYSGASLVDAEQLNGKELSYNNLLDLDSALAIARGLPDAAVSVIKHNNPCGAASAATLAEACEKAMLGDPLSAFGSVLAMNRPVDAATAEYLATPGLFVEAIAAPSFEPAAIEILTTKPKWKSNVRLMSVGALEGPRPEFQTRWIEGGLLVQNTDFTPDDPATWQVVTEAQVDEATREELLFAWEICRFVKSNAIVLCKDRSLIGAGAGQMSRVDSVQISIEKAGERAPGSVLASDAFFPFPDSIHEAAKAGVKAFIQPGGSKRDQEVIDACNEHKLPMLFTGVRHFRH, from the coding sequence ATGTCTCAAAATCCCGTCATTCAAAATGCCATCATCAGTGTCAGCAACAAGCAGGGGCTGACCGAGTTCGCCCAAGGATTGGTCGCAGCGGGAGTCACCATCTACAGCACCGGCGGCACGCGGCGGCATCTGGAAGAGGCCAGCATCCCGGTCAAGGATGTCACCGAGTACACCCAGTTCCCCGAAATGATGGATGGGCGATTGAAGACGCTGCATCCTAAGATCTTCGGCGGCATCCTTTGCCGACACGACCGCGAAGACGATATGGGCGCGATCGGCGAGCATGGTATTTTCCCGATTCCGCTGGTCGTGGTGAACCTATACCCGTTTGAAGAGACCATTGCTAAAGAAGGCGTTACCGATGCTCAAGCGATCGAGCAAATCGACATCGGTGGTCCGAGCCTAGTCCGGGCTGCTGCCAAGAATCATGCCTTCACGACGATCGCCTGCAAGCCGAGCCAATACCCAGAGATCTTGGCCGAGCTAAAAGATGGCGGCACGACCAGCCTGGCTTTGCGTCGCAAACTGGCGGCTGCTGCATTCGCCCACACGGCCGCCTACGATGCCGCAATCGCCAATTACTTTGCCAAAGACGAAGAGAACGCCTTCCCAGAAACGCTGCGGCAAACGTTCGAGCGAAAAGCAGTGCTCCGCTACGGCGAGAACCCGCACCAAGCCGGGGCGTTGTATGCCGTGCCGAAGTATAGCGGGGCATCACTGGTCGACGCGGAGCAACTCAACGGCAAAGAACTGTCGTACAACAATCTGCTCGACCTCGACAGCGCCCTGGCAATCGCCCGCGGGCTGCCCGATGCCGCCGTGTCGGTCATCAAGCACAACAACCCATGTGGTGCCGCTTCTGCCGCGACCTTGGCCGAAGCGTGCGAGAAAGCGATGCTCGGCGACCCACTGAGTGCTTTCGGCAGCGTATTGGCGATGAATCGCCCAGTCGATGCCGCGACGGCTGAGTACCTTGCGACGCCAGGTTTGTTTGTCGAAGCAATCGCCGCCCCCAGCTTCGAGCCAGCCGCCATCGAGATTCTGACAACCAAGCCCAAATGGAAGTCGAACGTGCGTTTGATGTCCGTAGGAGCCTTGGAAGGCCCGCGTCCAGAGTTTCAAACTCGCTGGATCGAAGGTGGACTGCTGGTGCAGAACACCGACTTCACCCCCGATGACCCCGCAACTTGGCAAGTCGTGACCGAAGCCCAGGTCGACGAAGCAACCCGCGAAGAGCTGCTGTTCGCCTGGGAGATCTGCCGTTTCGTCAAGTCGAACGCGATTGTGTTGTGTAAAGATCGTTCGCTGATCGGTGCCGGGGCAGGGCAGATGAGCCGTGTCGACTCGGTGCAAATTTCGATCGAAAAGGCTGGCGAACGGGCTCCTGGTAGCGTGCTGGCCAGCGACGCGTTTTTCCCGTTCCCAGATTCGATTCACGAAGCGGCCAAGGCAGGCGTGAAAGCGTTCATTCAGCCAGGCGGATCGAAACGGGACCAGGAAGTAATCGACGCCTGCAACGAACACAAGTTGCCGATGTTGTTTACCGGCGTTCGCCATTTCCGTCATTAA
- the trpC gene encoding indole-3-glycerol phosphate synthase TrpC, with protein sequence MSSTVLDKIVAKKWEEIAAAKSRCPLADVEAKLADAPQPRDFLGALAADGPVKLIAEVKKASPSKGLIRPDFHPVAIAKDYEAAGATCISCLTDEHFFQGHLDYLIAIRAEVGLPILRKDFVLDPYQVIEARAAGADAVLLIAECLDDNALKSLHDQICELGMTPLVELYEEENVSRVLDIGAQLVGINNRDLRTFEVDLQHTVRLGQQIPDDRVLVGESGIFTHDDIILLQSNNVDAVLVGESLMRQEDVQTAVKKLLGCA encoded by the coding sequence ATGTCCTCGACTGTGCTCGATAAGATCGTCGCCAAGAAGTGGGAAGAAATTGCCGCAGCCAAGTCGCGCTGCCCTTTGGCGGATGTCGAGGCGAAGCTGGCCGATGCCCCGCAACCACGCGACTTCTTAGGGGCCCTAGCTGCTGACGGACCGGTCAAACTAATCGCCGAGGTGAAGAAGGCCAGCCCGTCGAAAGGGCTCATTCGGCCAGACTTTCATCCCGTGGCGATCGCCAAAGATTACGAAGCAGCCGGAGCGACCTGTATTAGCTGCCTCACCGACGAGCATTTCTTTCAGGGGCATCTCGACTATCTAATCGCGATTCGCGCGGAAGTTGGGCTGCCGATCTTACGGAAAGATTTCGTGCTCGATCCGTACCAAGTGATCGAAGCCAGGGCCGCCGGAGCCGACGCGGTCCTTTTAATCGCCGAGTGCCTAGACGACAACGCTCTGAAATCGCTGCACGATCAGATCTGCGAGCTGGGTATGACACCGCTGGTGGAACTGTACGAAGAAGAGAACGTCTCGCGCGTGCTCGATATCGGGGCACAGCTGGTCGGGATCAACAACCGAGATCTGCGGACCTTCGAGGTCGATTTGCAACACACAGTCCGCCTGGGCCAGCAAATTCCCGACGACCGCGTTCTGGTAGGCGAAAGCGGTATCTTTACCCACGACGACATTATCCTTCTCCAGAGCAATAACGTCGACGCCGTTCTGGTGGGAGAAAGCCTCATGCGGCAAGAGGATGTGCAAACCGCCGTGAAGAAGCTATTGGGTTGTGCATAG
- a CDS encoding HupE/UreJ family protein gives MEGLLLPWMGICPLLATIAVGILAVHVEGHSVVAIPIVFLCGMMVGAGLSGCGIHFSYIHCLVALMAILLGIALAAGRRYPVMITAIAFVLIGIVLGHDDGLAIPPNNSPLVFLLGMLLSSLILLIIGLWLGMWMEAQSIPSRVFGVLVTAAGTGILIWSVVT, from the coding sequence TTGGAGGGATTACTGCTTCCATGGATGGGAATCTGTCCGCTGCTAGCCACAATAGCAGTCGGGATTCTCGCCGTGCATGTTGAAGGCCACTCGGTGGTTGCGATTCCGATTGTCTTTTTGTGCGGGATGATGGTCGGGGCTGGGCTAAGTGGATGTGGTATCCATTTTTCCTATATCCACTGCTTGGTCGCTCTGATGGCAATCCTGCTGGGGATCGCCTTGGCCGCGGGGCGGAGGTATCCGGTGATGATCACAGCAATTGCGTTTGTATTGATCGGCATCGTATTGGGGCATGACGATGGGTTAGCGATCCCTCCCAATAACTCGCCGCTGGTGTTCTTGCTGGGCATGTTACTAAGCTCTCTGATTCTCTTAATTATCGGTCTTTGGTTGGGGATGTGGATGGAAGCTCAGTCCATCCCTTCCCGAGTCTTCGGCGTACTGGTTACTGCAGCGGGAACCGGCATTCTTATTTGGTCCGTCGTCACTTAA
- a CDS encoding phosphatase PAP2 family protein: MPELHNSMQPPSQSLSTKPPVSSGPVSNRLLLWMVAAPLLVLAVLTTLCYLTPLDLVTTRQFFSASGNPFPFRETWLANLIYDYGPLPAIVFGTLSGVVFLASFVFASLRPARKGAFFCLLAIVIGPGILINSVLKPYWGRPRPCDIVAFGGQQNYIPPGTIGPYEMAKSFPSGHASMGYVFMLPAFLLLNKHRRTAAAVFAIGVLLGAGVGASRIAEGGHFLSDIAWSGAIVYFTGLALYVVMFGWDRAATQSLKQAEAPERTIPFSRPQREAEPRETSAA, encoded by the coding sequence ATGCCTGAACTGCACAATTCTATGCAGCCCCCAAGCCAGTCTCTTTCGACAAAACCACCGGTGAGCAGCGGTCCGGTATCGAATCGGTTGTTGCTGTGGATGGTGGCTGCACCCTTGTTGGTGTTGGCGGTACTGACCACGCTGTGCTATCTGACTCCTTTAGATTTAGTAACCACGCGGCAATTTTTTAGCGCCAGTGGTAATCCGTTTCCGTTTCGCGAAACGTGGCTGGCTAACCTGATATACGACTACGGCCCGCTACCGGCCATCGTGTTCGGCACGTTGAGTGGCGTGGTGTTCTTGGCAAGCTTTGTCTTCGCTTCGCTACGGCCAGCGCGTAAGGGAGCTTTCTTCTGTTTGCTAGCGATTGTGATTGGCCCTGGTATTTTGATCAATTCGGTTTTGAAACCTTACTGGGGACGGCCCCGCCCGTGCGATATTGTCGCCTTTGGTGGTCAGCAGAATTACATTCCACCAGGCACGATTGGTCCTTACGAAATGGCCAAATCGTTTCCCAGCGGGCATGCTTCGATGGGCTATGTCTTCATGTTGCCAGCCTTCTTGCTGCTAAATAAGCATCGCCGCACCGCTGCTGCCGTGTTTGCGATCGGTGTGTTGTTAGGTGCTGGCGTCGGGGCATCACGGATCGCCGAAGGGGGGCACTTCCTGAGTGATATTGCTTGGAGCGGGGCGATTGTCTACTTTACCGGCCTTGCTTTGTACGTCGTGATGTTCGGCTGGGATAGGGCCGCTACGCAATCGCTGAAGCAAGCGGAAGCACCTGAGAGGACGATTCCGTTTTCACGCCCGCAGCGGGAAGCGGAACCACGAGAAACTTCAGCCGCCTAA
- a CDS encoding LptF/LptG family permease — translation MTTIQRYVLWEIIKIFLLCLGVTVLMMTVGGGVNEGLKKGLPPNIILNMLPYFVPEMLRYTIPGCMLFAVCTTFGRMAATNEVTAIKSAGINPMELVWPVLIFAYFLSFFTFWMYDVCAAWSRPNIHRVIAESLDDTVYGVLQTKRSFKMSGIEVTVKEVKDRKLIKPRIDIAATESRPQIYLEAAEAELNTDPETGTLKLSCRDGKIEQGNSQSYDFSDEFVLYLDELNSVELDVNSASPANLTLATIPDQITREQKIVQEAKAELEIAIASDDFDHLNAVEGHLKANQKRLFRLQAERQRRLANGFGVFCFVVMGVPVSIWLKSSDNVRTFFVCFLPILLLYYPLLVVGEQWARDGNFGSAPVWIADVVLLAVGAFLMWRVNRN, via the coding sequence ATGACAACGATCCAGAGGTACGTTCTGTGGGAGATCATCAAAATCTTCCTCCTCTGCTTAGGGGTCACTGTCCTGATGATGACCGTCGGTGGTGGCGTGAACGAAGGCCTGAAGAAGGGCCTGCCTCCGAACATCATTCTGAACATGCTGCCGTACTTCGTGCCGGAGATGCTTCGCTACACGATTCCCGGCTGCATGCTGTTTGCGGTCTGCACCACATTTGGGCGTATGGCCGCAACCAATGAAGTCACCGCTATCAAGTCCGCCGGGATCAACCCGATGGAATTGGTTTGGCCGGTGCTCATCTTTGCATACTTTCTGAGCTTCTTCACGTTTTGGATGTACGACGTTTGCGCGGCGTGGTCTCGGCCGAATATTCACCGAGTGATTGCCGAGTCGCTCGACGATACCGTTTACGGCGTGCTGCAAACCAAACGTAGTTTCAAAATGTCAGGCATCGAGGTGACCGTGAAAGAGGTCAAAGATCGGAAGCTGATCAAACCTCGCATCGATATCGCCGCCACCGAATCACGACCGCAAATCTACCTGGAAGCTGCCGAAGCCGAGCTGAACACCGATCCCGAAACAGGCACTCTCAAGCTCAGCTGTCGCGACGGAAAAATCGAACAAGGAAACAGCCAGTCGTACGACTTTTCCGACGAATTTGTGCTGTACCTGGACGAGTTGAACTCGGTGGAGCTCGACGTTAACAGTGCCTCGCCTGCCAACTTAACTTTGGCCACCATTCCCGACCAAATCACACGCGAACAAAAAATCGTGCAAGAGGCCAAGGCCGAACTCGAAATAGCGATCGCCAGCGACGACTTCGATCATTTGAACGCTGTCGAAGGGCATTTAAAAGCCAATCAGAAACGCCTCTTTCGTTTGCAAGCCGAACGCCAGCGCCGCCTGGCCAATGGGTTCGGCGTGTTCTGCTTTGTGGTGATGGGCGTACCGGTGTCGATCTGGCTGAAGTCGTCTGACAACGTGCGAACGTTCTTCGTTTGCTTTCTGCCGATCTTGTTACTTTATTACCCGCTGTTGGTGGTGGGCGAGCAGTGGGCGCGCGATGGTAACTTTGGTTCGGCCCCGGTTTGGATTGCCGACGTGGTTCTGTTAGCGGTCGGCGCGTTTCTGATGTGGCGCGTGAATCGAAATTGA
- a CDS encoding ArnT family glycosyltransferase produces MNNEALTNSAEQADAAVWTRRSLWFLLGLGLFRVLYLACDPFDLVHDEAYYWDWSRQLDYGYYSKPPMIAWIIGLSTRLLGDSEFGVRLPAALLGTGSLLFVFLLARRMYDAQVGFWAMLLTALTPGNGAMSLLMTIDSPFLFFWSAAMYAFWRLLERGEDRWRWLLLTILFIGLGLLTKQTMIGLLVFGGLFVLLSKEDRFEAVRPTLYLCACGALLFLAPVVYWNYQHDWVTLQHTSEHFQAEPVSVLRRIAISLEFVGGLFGVISPITFFLLITVGAFGLLSFRQVGRRERFLLCLSAVPMVLVLGLSLKQRLELNWPAPFFSAGIILATAWALGHVSLPKFFLMPGKWRLKHAAVVGGVCLAVTYAIPFVLSPLGLNGSPIDVIVRLRGWEELGQKVGQGIDAKENARPEMIVTAGRAVASELAFYMPQHPRVYLWGENTVPLSQYDIWGGPQHAEGHDLLLVAHADEELPAALRFAFESITPLEEVEVEVGPGRSHAVTVYQGKNFRGWSVAKKMQTAPATMRR; encoded by the coding sequence ATGAATAACGAAGCGCTCACGAACAGTGCGGAACAAGCTGATGCAGCCGTGTGGACCCGCCGTTCTCTGTGGTTTTTACTCGGTCTTGGATTGTTTCGCGTGCTGTACCTGGCCTGCGATCCGTTCGATCTGGTTCACGACGAAGCCTACTATTGGGATTGGTCGCGGCAGTTAGATTACGGCTATTACAGCAAGCCGCCGATGATTGCCTGGATCATTGGTTTATCAACGCGGTTGTTGGGCGATAGCGAGTTCGGCGTTCGTTTACCGGCGGCCTTGTTAGGTACCGGTAGCCTCTTGTTTGTGTTCCTACTCGCCCGACGCATGTACGATGCTCAGGTTGGGTTCTGGGCGATGCTGCTGACCGCGCTCACCCCGGGCAATGGGGCGATGAGCTTGCTGATGACGATCGACTCGCCGTTTCTCTTCTTCTGGAGTGCTGCGATGTACGCATTCTGGCGGCTGCTAGAACGGGGCGAAGATCGCTGGCGCTGGCTGTTGCTGACAATCTTATTCATCGGCCTAGGGCTGCTCACGAAGCAAACGATGATTGGCCTGTTAGTCTTTGGCGGGCTCTTTGTGTTGTTGTCGAAAGAAGATCGCTTTGAAGCCGTGCGTCCCACGCTTTACCTTTGTGCCTGCGGAGCATTGCTCTTTCTGGCTCCGGTTGTCTATTGGAATTACCAGCACGATTGGGTCACGCTGCAGCACACCAGCGAACACTTCCAAGCCGAACCTGTCTCGGTACTGCGGCGGATTGCGATCTCGCTGGAATTTGTCGGGGGTTTGTTTGGGGTCATCTCGCCGATAACCTTCTTTCTGCTGATTACGGTCGGGGCGTTTGGATTGCTCTCGTTCCGCCAAGTAGGACGTCGCGAACGGTTTCTGCTGTGTCTAAGCGCGGTACCGATGGTCTTGGTGTTGGGGCTAAGTTTAAAGCAACGGCTAGAACTCAACTGGCCGGCGCCGTTCTTCAGTGCGGGGATCATTCTGGCCACTGCCTGGGCGTTGGGGCATGTCTCGCTACCGAAGTTCTTTCTTATGCCTGGTAAGTGGCGGCTGAAACATGCGGCCGTGGTCGGTGGAGTCTGCCTGGCGGTGACCTACGCGATTCCTTTTGTGCTGAGTCCGTTAGGGCTGAACGGCAGCCCAATCGATGTCATTGTGCGGCTGCGTGGCTGGGAAGAGCTGGGGCAGAAAGTTGGCCAGGGGATCGACGCGAAGGAAAACGCACGTCCTGAAATGATCGTTACCGCCGGACGTGCAGTCGCTTCGGAGTTGGCTTTTTACATGCCACAGCATCCTCGCGTTTACCTCTGGGGCGAGAACACGGTTCCTCTCTCCCAATACGATATCTGGGGCGGTCCTCAGCATGCCGAAGGACACGACTTGCTGTTGGTGGCCCATGCCGACGAAGAACTGCCCGCCGCGCTACGTTTTGCTTTCGAGTCGATCACGCCGCTGGAAGAAGTGGAAGTCGAAGTCGGCCCAGGCAGATCGCACGCCGTGACGGTTTACCAAGGAAAGAACTTTCGTGGCTGGTCCGTAGCTAAAAAAATGCAGACCGCCCCGGCAACCATGCGACGGTAG
- a CDS encoding DUF58 domain-containing protein, which produces MISLVQDFFVGLWTNVLSLPMTQLLLMFLPLVVISRWFKTTPTIWLALTFAGLMPVPVIAILLGDASNLFGPLLFFISVTGAVGLFALLQLLAYSTGWKRFQLQRLPFSIRIWAGILAAAGLAMSMLLIIAMVGNSLTMVAWLLVGLNLVIATVAAVDLASLPRAKHFTAERETSRIASLLKKQRVVLTITYKGPLTVHLTAKDDVPQQFQAAPEQFEADLEPRSRTTVHYEMEPTKRGSFSLDTVYLKVDSRLRFWKKMIKLPVSITISVYPDMKQLGEYALLARTNRLSLVGVRRTRKVGQDHDFERLRDYTRDDNYKHIDWRSTARRRRLTVREFQTSQSQRIIFMIDCGRMMTNEAEGISLLDHAFNAMLMLSYVALRQGDSVGTILFSDRVHKFVPPKAGASQMNHLLHASYDQFPNFVESRYDEAFMHLRTNCRKRSLVVLITNVIDEVNSHQVEQYLTTLVGRHLPLGVLLRDQRLFDAAETDKPYGSNLFRAAAAADILTWRHHVLTDMSHKGVLALDLFPEDLTANLVNQYLEIKARHLL; this is translated from the coding sequence GTGATCTCGCTGGTTCAAGATTTTTTCGTCGGTTTGTGGACCAATGTCCTCAGCCTACCCATGACGCAGTTGCTGTTAATGTTTCTGCCGCTGGTGGTCATTAGCCGTTGGTTCAAAACAACGCCGACCATCTGGCTGGCCCTCACGTTTGCCGGACTGATGCCGGTGCCGGTGATTGCCATCTTGTTAGGAGACGCCAGCAACCTGTTTGGTCCGCTGCTGTTTTTCATCTCGGTGACCGGTGCAGTGGGGCTGTTCGCGCTGCTGCAATTACTTGCCTATTCGACCGGCTGGAAACGTTTTCAACTGCAACGGCTTCCCTTCTCGATCAGAATCTGGGCAGGCATCCTAGCCGCAGCCGGGCTGGCCATGAGCATGCTGTTGATCATAGCGATGGTGGGCAACTCGCTGACGATGGTGGCCTGGCTGCTGGTGGGGTTGAATCTGGTAATTGCCACGGTCGCTGCGGTTGACCTGGCAAGCTTACCCCGAGCCAAGCATTTTACCGCCGAGCGAGAAACGTCACGCATTGCCTCGCTGCTGAAGAAACAACGCGTTGTCCTGACAATTACTTACAAAGGGCCGCTTACCGTTCATCTGACCGCCAAGGATGACGTTCCGCAGCAATTCCAAGCTGCCCCAGAACAGTTTGAAGCCGACCTAGAACCACGCAGCCGCACAACGGTCCATTACGAGATGGAACCGACCAAACGCGGCTCGTTCTCGCTAGATACCGTCTACTTGAAGGTCGATAGCCGCTTGCGGTTCTGGAAGAAGATGATCAAGCTTCCGGTCTCGATCACTATCAGCGTTTACCCCGACATGAAGCAGTTGGGCGAGTACGCGTTGTTGGCTCGCACCAATCGCTTGAGCTTGGTGGGTGTTCGGCGCACGAGAAAGGTGGGACAAGACCACGACTTCGAGCGGCTACGCGATTACACTCGTGACGACAACTACAAGCATATCGATTGGCGGAGTACGGCCCGACGACGACGTTTGACGGTGCGTGAATTTCAAACCAGCCAAAGCCAACGCATCATCTTCATGATCGATTGCGGGCGAATGATGACCAACGAGGCGGAAGGAATCAGCTTGCTGGATCACGCGTTCAACGCGATGCTGATGCTTAGCTATGTGGCGCTACGTCAAGGAGATTCGGTCGGGACAATCTTGTTTTCCGATCGCGTTCATAAGTTCGTCCCTCCCAAGGCGGGCGCCAGCCAGATGAACCATTTGCTGCATGCCAGCTACGACCAATTTCCGAACTTCGTGGAATCGCGTTACGACGAAGCATTCATGCACTTGCGGACCAACTGCCGTAAGCGGTCGCTGGTGGTGCTGATTACCAACGTGATCGATGAAGTCAACTCGCACCAGGTCGAACAGTATCTGACCACGCTGGTCGGGCGTCACTTACCGCTGGGCGTTTTATTGCGTGATCAACGTTTGTTCGATGCTGCTGAAACCGACAAGCCGTACGGCAGCAATTTGTTTCGCGCCGCTGCCGCCGCAGATATCCTCACGTGGCGGCATCATGTGTTGACCGACATGAGCCACAAAGGCGTGCTCGCTCTGGATCTCTTCCCCGAAGACCTTACCGCCAACTTGGTGAATCAATACCTGGAAATCAAAGCCCGACACTTGCTCTAA
- a CDS encoding AAA family ATPase — translation MSSSTPDIIEFACSGCGKKLRVNQDAAGKKARCPQCDTIQVVPAKSEPDGASPSEATVPPLEPIASEESSSPSPTAENGGSVLDNDMFSGLLSEETKPPTASPASPPSSSTTLAGHHSDDTAFSATRELFQNITSEISKIYVGQEELVLGTLVALFSGGHVLIESAPGLGKTLFVRTLGRVLGCDFGRVQFTADLMPSDITGAPFFDMKANEFRFRPGPIFTQLLLADEINRSPAKTHAALLEVMQEFRVTIDGTSHKIERPFLVMATQNPIESEGTYNLPEAQLDRFMFKLNLDYPSEFEEAEILKQHSQQVDIGKRLEEEIQVVTSPEKILEVTRENGNVLIADKLIDYINKIVRLTRTWPQFHLGASPRAGITLMQGARTLAAFNGRDYAVPDDVVQIALPALRHRVVLSAEAEVEGHNVDELLTELIRTIEVPRL, via the coding sequence ATGAGTAGTTCCACGCCAGATATTATCGAGTTTGCCTGCTCTGGTTGCGGCAAGAAGTTACGGGTCAACCAGGATGCGGCCGGCAAGAAGGCCCGTTGTCCCCAGTGCGATACCATTCAAGTTGTGCCCGCCAAGAGCGAACCGGATGGAGCGTCTCCGTCTGAAGCGACCGTTCCTCCGCTGGAACCGATCGCTTCGGAAGAGTCCTCTTCGCCCAGTCCAACTGCCGAAAATGGTGGTTCGGTGCTAGATAACGATATGTTCTCTGGCTTGCTGAGCGAGGAAACCAAACCGCCAACAGCTTCGCCCGCGAGCCCCCCCTCGTCCAGCACCACTTTGGCTGGACATCACAGCGACGACACGGCTTTCTCTGCCACGCGCGAGCTTTTCCAGAACATCACCAGCGAGATCTCGAAGATCTATGTCGGTCAGGAAGAGCTCGTGCTGGGGACGCTAGTCGCCCTCTTCAGTGGCGGGCATGTGCTGATAGAAAGTGCGCCGGGGCTTGGCAAAACGCTTTTTGTCCGCACGTTGGGACGGGTCTTGGGGTGTGACTTCGGTCGTGTCCAGTTCACGGCCGACTTGATGCCGTCGGATATCACCGGGGCTCCCTTCTTCGACATGAAAGCGAACGAGTTCCGCTTCCGCCCAGGACCTATCTTTACGCAGTTACTCTTGGCGGACGAAATCAACCGTTCTCCGGCCAAAACGCACGCGGCTCTGCTAGAAGTGATGCAAGAGTTCCGTGTGACGATCGACGGCACCAGCCACAAGATCGAACGCCCCTTTCTGGTAATGGCTACGCAAAACCCGATCGAATCGGAAGGAACGTACAACCTGCCGGAAGCTCAGCTCGACCGGTTTATGTTCAAGTTGAATCTTGATTATCCCAGCGAGTTTGAAGAAGCGGAAATCCTCAAGCAGCACAGCCAGCAAGTCGATATCGGCAAGCGGCTGGAAGAAGAGATTCAGGTCGTTACCTCACCTGAGAAAATCTTGGAAGTCACCCGCGAAAACGGCAATGTGCTGATCGCGGACAAGCTGATCGATTACATCAACAAGATCGTCCGTCTCACGCGAACCTGGCCGCAGTTTCACCTGGGGGCGTCCCCTCGGGCTGGCATCACCTTAATGCAAGGTGCCCGGACGCTGGCCGCGTTCAATGGTCGCGATTATGCGGTGCCGGACGACGTGGTGCAAATTGCGTTGCCCGCGCTGCGACATCGTGTGGTCCTTTCCGCCGAAGCGGAAGTTGAAGGACATAACGTCGACGAACTTTTAACGGAACTAATCCGCACGATCGAGGTGCCTCGCCTGTGA